A single window of Chitinophaga sp. XS-30 DNA harbors:
- a CDS encoding RagB/SusD family nutrient uptake outer membrane protein, whose protein sequence is MFRRILYITALLTLPALHGCKKFLDVKPLDRLSGNAFFQTPEDVEQNAWDIYGLFRDATGSCPLFAAAGELRAGMLGESPQKNDGNDRTFIGVIAQNDLMNVVYTPSGKGFWDIFRFNRMMDWKPYYRIIQASNILHYELTRREIPGLSPDDVRKYQAEAVFMRCLTYFIMVRIWGDVPYFTTAYHETPLPREKMTVVVNKCIEELNAVKDDLPWTFTDPAFRGARASRGAALALIMELSMWNAGFDKANARKYYEGTAAAGKELEESDAYRLLPIEESFTIFKGRSEESLFDIVINSNYGETLGEKWNDLSEFVTHWPYKRPAATHQYSFAFIRAEHLRRLYPAGVPDARTEMWFDAQMYANDGTFLFLKYSSVHEQGNADVNVDNDLIILRYAGAILIYAEALAEIGEDDEAIRLLNLIRARARTALYQGGGGPQLKEAVFAERVKELMMEGHYYFDLVRTGRVMSSQWCFYPLTQAQFENGGWTWPLSPAALDNNPYMQLNNYWLR, encoded by the coding sequence ATGTTTCGCAGGATACTATATATCACGGCATTACTCACGCTCCCGGCATTGCACGGGTGCAAGAAATTCCTGGATGTAAAACCGCTGGACCGTTTGTCCGGCAACGCATTCTTTCAGACGCCGGAGGATGTGGAGCAGAACGCCTGGGATATCTACGGCCTGTTCCGCGATGCTACCGGCTCCTGCCCGTTGTTTGCCGCTGCCGGTGAGCTGAGGGCCGGTATGCTCGGAGAGTCCCCGCAGAAGAATGACGGGAACGACCGTACGTTCATCGGTGTGATTGCCCAGAACGATCTGATGAATGTGGTGTACACGCCATCCGGGAAAGGATTCTGGGATATTTTCAGATTCAACCGGATGATGGACTGGAAGCCTTATTACCGCATCATCCAGGCCAGCAATATCCTGCACTATGAATTGACCCGCCGTGAAATACCGGGCCTTTCGCCCGATGATGTGCGCAAATACCAGGCGGAGGCAGTGTTCATGCGTTGCCTGACCTACTTCATCATGGTAAGGATCTGGGGCGATGTGCCGTACTTCACCACGGCCTATCATGAAACGCCGCTGCCGCGTGAAAAGATGACGGTGGTAGTGAATAAATGCATCGAAGAGCTGAACGCTGTGAAAGACGATCTGCCCTGGACCTTTACGGACCCGGCTTTCCGCGGCGCCCGTGCCAGCAGGGGAGCGGCGCTGGCGCTTATCATGGAGCTGAGTATGTGGAACGCGGGATTCGACAAGGCGAACGCCCGGAAATATTATGAAGGCACCGCCGCCGCCGGAAAAGAACTGGAGGAAAGCGATGCCTACCGGTTGCTGCCCATTGAGGAATCCTTCACCATCTTTAAAGGCCGCTCCGAAGAAAGCCTTTTCGATATCGTGATCAATTCCAACTACGGGGAAACCCTGGGCGAGAAATGGAATGATCTCTCCGAGTTCGTTACGCACTGGCCTTATAAACGCCCTGCTGCCACACACCAGTACAGCTTCGCTTTCATCCGCGCAGAGCATTTGCGCCGCCTGTATCCCGCAGGCGTGCCGGATGCCCGCACGGAAATGTGGTTCGATGCGCAGATGTACGCCAACGATGGCACATTCCTTTTCCTCAAGTACAGCAGTGTGCACGAACAGGGTAATGCCGATGTGAATGTGGACAATGATCTGATCATCCTGCGGTACGCCGGAGCTATCCTCATCTATGCCGAGGCATTGGCGGAGATCGGGGAGGACGATGAAGCGATCCGCCTGCTGAACCTCATCCGCGCACGCGCACGTACAGCGCTCTACCAGGGCGGTGGAGGGCCGCAGCTCAAGGAAGCCGTTTTTGCCGAAAGAGTGAAAGAGCTGATGATGGAAGGGCATTATTACTTCGATCTGGTGCGCACCGGCAGGGTAATGAGCTCACAGTGGTGTTTCTATCCGCTTACGCAGGCGCAATTCGAGAACGGTGGATGGACCTGGCCGCTAAGCCCCGCCGCACTCGATAATAATCCTTATATGCAATTGAATAATTATTGGTTACGATAA
- a CDS encoding DUF5008 domain-containing protein, with the protein MKAIQYTGMAWIVLWMCMACKKENKSFPDPYAGGRQPLGVSLSTDPPTPGDGAPGTVIRFKASGLIPHQDSISFNFNSEAGEIVSVDSTGIQVRVPETASTGVSSITIGDQIFFGPVFSVKGKLEVDPNFKVVTGSNNRITDVYQYADGRLLFTGHFSDFDRKGVVKPLNRIVLTSRDGEVDRTLLSGRGADGGISAITVLPNGKLVIAGGFSSYDIHQAEMRNITVLNNNGSLDSAIVNTFSKKDTVPAFNGGTDGGINKVFVHNNMITAIGNFNYYLQYIYDQSDYLMERDSLITDSTMVRQLIRFYPDGALDSTFNYDLTRHRSFDGANGPISDAIMQEDGKLIIVGRFTRYNGEDAPFIARINTDGSLDPGFGGEGADNGISSIRYNAVTQKYMLAGSFRKFGGQPYSGLVMLNRDGTPDPSFQPLPMGNNDNYYHAQQLDNGLIVVNGSFRNYGAVHRTGLMILRPDGSLATGYNNAGDFDGHLSKVFETKNSSGQTQALLLGSFSRFNEKDAGNIIRLLLKE; encoded by the coding sequence ATGAAAGCAATACAATATACCGGTATGGCCTGGATCGTCCTCTGGATGTGCATGGCCTGCAAGAAAGAGAATAAATCATTTCCCGATCCATATGCGGGCGGGCGGCAGCCACTTGGGGTAAGCCTCAGCACCGATCCGCCGACACCCGGGGATGGCGCGCCGGGCACCGTGATCCGCTTCAAAGCCAGCGGCCTCATTCCGCATCAGGATTCCATCAGCTTCAACTTTAACAGCGAAGCGGGAGAGATCGTATCCGTAGATTCCACCGGCATACAGGTGAGGGTACCGGAAACAGCCAGCACCGGCGTTTCTTCCATCACCATCGGAGACCAGATATTTTTCGGCCCCGTATTCTCCGTTAAGGGGAAACTGGAAGTTGATCCTAATTTTAAAGTCGTTACCGGCTCTAACAACCGGATCACTGATGTGTACCAGTATGCTGACGGGCGCCTGCTGTTCACCGGCCATTTCTCTGATTTCGACCGTAAAGGCGTGGTAAAGCCGCTGAACCGCATCGTGCTTACCTCGCGGGACGGGGAAGTGGACCGTACACTCTTGTCCGGCAGGGGTGCGGATGGCGGGATCTCCGCCATCACCGTGCTGCCGAATGGCAAACTGGTGATCGCTGGCGGTTTTTCCTCTTACGATATCCACCAGGCGGAAATGCGGAACATTACCGTGCTCAACAACAACGGCTCGCTGGATAGCGCTATCGTCAATACCTTTTCGAAGAAAGATACGGTACCGGCCTTCAATGGCGGAACGGACGGCGGCATCAACAAAGTGTTCGTGCACAATAACATGATCACGGCTATCGGCAATTTCAATTACTATCTGCAATATATCTATGACCAGTCGGACTACCTGATGGAGCGGGATTCGCTGATCACGGACAGTACGATGGTGCGCCAGCTGATCCGTTTTTATCCTGATGGCGCGCTGGATTCCACATTCAATTATGATCTCACCCGGCACCGCAGTTTTGACGGCGCCAATGGTCCCATCTCGGACGCCATCATGCAGGAAGACGGCAAGCTGATCATTGTGGGGCGTTTTACGCGGTACAATGGGGAGGATGCTCCTTTCATCGCGCGGATCAATACCGATGGCAGCCTGGACCCCGGCTTTGGTGGCGAAGGCGCGGATAACGGGATCAGCAGCATCCGGTACAACGCGGTTACGCAGAAATATATGCTGGCCGGCTCTTTCCGCAAGTTTGGCGGGCAGCCTTACAGCGGCCTGGTGATGCTGAACAGGGATGGTACGCCGGACCCTTCGTTCCAGCCGTTGCCGATGGGGAACAACGATAATTATTATCACGCCCAGCAACTGGATAACGGTCTTATCGTCGTCAACGGGTCTTTCCGGAACTATGGCGCTGTACACCGTACCGGGCTGATGATATTGCGGCCGGACGGTTCCCTGGCTACAGGTTATAATAACGCAGGTGACTTCGACGGGCACCTGTCCAAAGTATTTGAAACAAAGAATTCTTCCGGTCAGACGCAGGCATTGCTGCTCGGTTCCTTTTCCAGGTTCAACGAAAAAGATGCAGGCAATATCATCCGGTTGTTATTAAAAGAATAA